The following are encoded together in the Acanthochromis polyacanthus isolate Apoly-LR-REF ecotype Palm Island chromosome 14, KAUST_Apoly_ChrSc, whole genome shotgun sequence genome:
- the lrrfip1a gene encoding leucine-rich repeat flightless-interacting protein 2 isoform X1, producing the protein MGTQGTGRKRSTKKERSTAEDDALNLIAREAEARLAAKRAARAEAREIRMKELERQQKEIFQVQKKYYGLNTKIDDRMDSKWGDIEQWMEDSERYSRSSRIQTLSDEDERMSVGSRGSVRVEDRDYLEKGSRAASALTAGTLTSLGGTSSRRGSGETALTVDVESSIREIKEIHELKDQIQDVETKYTQNLKEAKDALAEVEEKYRKAMVSNAQLDNEKNNLMYQVDTLKDSLMELEELLSESRREYDEKVKEYEREKHAHGVLQFQFNEMKETLKQSEELLNDIRQLRMKQDSFVREISDLQETVEWKDKKIGALERQKEYTDAIRIERDELREEVVQLKDILKKHGIVLGPDLNINGDAGDSEVDGSPTADPASGSAQDSQTSPTEGNSMLGNTEETELRSSREEEVDPEQQQEMLQEVKENHLSSEIDSLNSTLCSVADVDTSSDKQPSEEQQAILPTEEDGIRQSGLSKDLTVDINDSPTTEAKDVIICSSEPKHVYPVTSPGENVSETEISEGENLKETRYSDLGETETKNNSVDTHSDVRDTCTSLHEKQDNQQEGVEESDLSNTEPCPQQKVAQDVMKESVTDESVLALTNSEPQQGPENADEADNVEAEETPSKSASGKKKKKRRKEKRKEGLRIPRTNKKM; encoded by the exons ATCTTTCAGGTGCAGAAG AAATACTATGGCTTGAACACCAAAATAGACGACCGAATGGACAGCAAATGGGGAGATATTGAACAATGGATG GAGGACAGTGAGAGGTACTCACGTTCTTCACGGATACAAACG CTCTCAGACGAAGATGAGCGGATGTCGGTGGGAAGCCGGGGCAGCGTCAGG GTGGAGGACCGGGATTATCTTGAGAAG gGATCTCGAGCAGCTTCTGCCTTGACAGCAGGAACACTCACCTCCTTAGGCGGGACGTCTTCCCGGAGAGGAAGTGGAGAGACCGCTCTAACTGTTGATGTAGAGAGTTCCATAAGAGAAATAAAG GAGATTCATGAACTGAAGGATCAAATCCAAGATGTGGAAACCAAGTACACACAGAACCTAAAAGAAGCAAAG GATGCATTAGCAGAAGTGGAGGAGAAGTATCGTAAGGCCATGGTGTCCAACGCTCAGCTGGACAATGAGAAAAACAATCTAATGTACCAGGTGGACACACTCAAAGACTCACTCAtggagctggaggagctgctgtctGAGTCGCGCCGGGAGTATGACGAGAAAGTCAAG GAATACGAGCGAGAAAAGCATGCCCACGGTGTGCTTCAGTTCCAGTTCAATGAAATGAAAGAGACGCTGAAACAAAGTGAAGAGCTGTTAAAT GATATCCGTCAACTGCGTATGAAACAGGACAGTTTTGTTAGAGAAATATCTGATCTGCAGGAGACAGTGGAGTGGAAGGATAAAAAAATTGGG GCCTTAGAGCGACAGAAAGAATACACAGATGCAATCCGAATTGAGCGAGATGAGCTCAGAGAAGAAGTGGTGCAGCTGAAAGATATTCTGAAG AAACATGGAATAGTATTGGGACCGGATCTGAACATCAATGGGGATGCTGGTGATTCAGAAGTGGACGGGTCCCCCACTGCAGATCCTGCTTCCGGATCAGCTCAGGATTCTCAGACCTCCCCAACAGAGGGGAACAGCATGCTCG GAAACACAGAGGAGACTGAGTTGAGAAGtagcagagaggaagaggtgGATCCAGAGCAGCAACAAGAAATGCTTCAGGAAGTCAAAGAGAATCACTTGAGTTCTGAAATTGACTCTCTGAACTCTACACTCTGTAGTGTTGCTGATGTGGATACATCTAGTGATAAACAGCCATCAGAAGAACAACAGGCAATCTTACCCACAGAAGAGGACGGCATTAGACAAAGTGGTCTCAGCAAGGACCTCACTGTTGACATTAATGACAGTCCAACCACAGAAGCCAAAGATGTAATCATTTGCAGCTCTGAACCTAAACACGTTTACCCTGTAACAAGTCCGGGggaaaatgtttcagaaacagaaatatCTGAGGGGGAAAATTTAAAAGAGACGAGGTACTCAGATTTAGGGGAGACGGAAACCAAAAATAATAGTGTTGATACACACAGTGATGTTAGAGATACATGTACCAGCCTTCATGAAAAGCAAGACAACCAACAGGAAGGTGTTGAAGAAAGTGATTTGAGTAATACAGAACCATGTCCTCAGCAAAAAGTTGCACAAGATGTTATGAAAGAAAGTGTAACCGATGAGTCTGTCCTAGCTCTAACAAACTCAGAACCTCAGCAAGGGCCTGAGAATGCTGATGAGGCAGACAACGTTGAGGCAGAAGAAACACCAAGTAAATCTGCCtctggaaaaaagaagaaaaaaagaagaaaggaaaaaagaaaggaggGACTCAGGATACCAAGAACCAACAAAAAGATgtaa
- the tyw5 gene encoding tRNA wybutosine-synthesizing protein 5 isoform X1, protein MELQEKLYVPVFTGVDRDVFLRDISPQRRPAVLRGVCLGSCQDKWTVEYLGQKGGDKEVKIHVSTVPQMDFLHKNFAYKTLPFNEFVKRASETKHSDFFLCEDESYYLRSLGEDVRKEPADLSKQFPDLAEDFQVPDFFNPDQFFSSVFRISSCGLQLWTHYDVMDNLLAQVTGMKRVVLYSPQDALHLYLSGDKSEVLDIDGPDLKRFPDFVKAKRYECVLEPGDLLFIPALWFHNTLALQFGVGVNVFWRHLPTDSYDKKDPYGNKDPVAATRALQALERALHTLDELPADYRDFYGRRMIQRIQKRTYCDGLSRTHAQKDSDTTLPSSPSTKPG, encoded by the exons CCGGCCGTGCTTAGAGGTGTGTGTCTGGGCTCCTGCCAAGACAAATGGACGGTTGAATACCTTGGCCAAAAAGGAGGAGACAAGGAGGTGAAGATTCATGTATCCACAGTGCCACAGATGGATTTTCTTCACAAAAACTTTGCCTACAA GACGCTGCCCTTTAATGAATTTGTGAAAAGAGCATCTGAGACAAAACACTCAGACTTCTTTCTGTGTGAG GATGAGAGCTACTATCTCCGATCACTGGGAGAGGACGTCCGAAAG GAACCTGCTGATCTGAGCAAACAGTTCCCAGACTTGGCGGAGGATTTTCAAGTCCCGGATTTCTTTAACCCTGATCAGTTCTTCTCCAGTGTCTTCCGCATCAGCTCCTGtgggctgcagctgtggacacACTATGAT GTGATGGACAACCTGCTGGCTCAGGTGACTGGGATGAAGAGAGTGGTTCTCTACAGTCCCCAGGATGCATTGCACCTCTACTTATCAG GTGATAAGTCTGAGGTTCTGGACATTGATGGTCCAGATCTGAAACGGTTTCCCGACTTTGTGAAGGCAAAGAGATACGAGTGTGTGCTGGAGCCTGGAGATCTGCTTTTTATCCCTG ctctgtggttcCATAACACCCTTGCTCTGCAGTTTGGAGTGGGTGTTAATGTGTTCTGGCGACACTTGCCCACAGACAGCTATGACAAAAAGGACCCGTACGGTAACAAAGACCCGGTGGCTGCAACTCGAGCTCTTCAGGCTCTGGAGAGGGCACTGCACACTCTGGATGAACTTCCAGCAGATTACCGGGACTTCTACGGCCGCCGTATGATTCAGCGCATCCAAAAGAGGACGTACTGTGATGGGCTGTCGAGAACACATGCGCAGAAGGATTCTGACACTACATTACCCAGCAGTCCCTCCACTAAACCTGGATGA
- the lrrfip1a gene encoding leucine-rich repeat flightless-interacting protein 1 isoform X5: protein MGTQGTGRKRSTKKERSTAEDDALNLIAREAEARLAAKRAARAEAREIRMKELERQQKEIFQVQKKYYGLNTKIDDRMDSKWGDIEQWMEDSERYSRSSRIQTLSDEDERMSVGSRGSVRVEDRDYLEKGSRAASALTAGTLTSLGGTSSRRGSGETALTVDVESSIREIKEIHELKDQIQDVETKYTQNLKEAKDALAEVEEKYRKAMVSNAQLDNEKNNLMYQVDTLKDSLMELEELLSESRREYDEKVKEYEREKHAHGVLQFQFNEMKETLKQSEELLNKHGIVLGPDLNINGDAGDSEVDGSPTADPASGSAQDSQTSPTEGNSMLGNTEETELRSSREEEVDPEQQQEMLQEVKENHLSSEIDSLNSTLCSVADVDTSSDKQPSEEQQAILPTEEDGIRQSGLSKDLTVDINDSPTTEAKDVIICSSEPKHVYPVTSPGENVSETEISEGENLKETRYSDLGETETKNNSVDTHSDVRDTCTSLHEKQDNQQEGVEESDLSNTEPCPQQKVAQDVMKESVTDESVLALTNSEPQQGPENADEADNVEAEETPSKSASGKKKKKRRKEKRKEGLRIPRTNKKM from the exons ATCTTTCAGGTGCAGAAG AAATACTATGGCTTGAACACCAAAATAGACGACCGAATGGACAGCAAATGGGGAGATATTGAACAATGGATG GAGGACAGTGAGAGGTACTCACGTTCTTCACGGATACAAACG CTCTCAGACGAAGATGAGCGGATGTCGGTGGGAAGCCGGGGCAGCGTCAGG GTGGAGGACCGGGATTATCTTGAGAAG gGATCTCGAGCAGCTTCTGCCTTGACAGCAGGAACACTCACCTCCTTAGGCGGGACGTCTTCCCGGAGAGGAAGTGGAGAGACCGCTCTAACTGTTGATGTAGAGAGTTCCATAAGAGAAATAAAG GAGATTCATGAACTGAAGGATCAAATCCAAGATGTGGAAACCAAGTACACACAGAACCTAAAAGAAGCAAAG GATGCATTAGCAGAAGTGGAGGAGAAGTATCGTAAGGCCATGGTGTCCAACGCTCAGCTGGACAATGAGAAAAACAATCTAATGTACCAGGTGGACACACTCAAAGACTCACTCAtggagctggaggagctgctgtctGAGTCGCGCCGGGAGTATGACGAGAAAGTCAAG GAATACGAGCGAGAAAAGCATGCCCACGGTGTGCTTCAGTTCCAGTTCAATGAAATGAAAGAGACGCTGAAACAAAGTGAAGAGCTGTTAAAT AAACATGGAATAGTATTGGGACCGGATCTGAACATCAATGGGGATGCTGGTGATTCAGAAGTGGACGGGTCCCCCACTGCAGATCCTGCTTCCGGATCAGCTCAGGATTCTCAGACCTCCCCAACAGAGGGGAACAGCATGCTCG GAAACACAGAGGAGACTGAGTTGAGAAGtagcagagaggaagaggtgGATCCAGAGCAGCAACAAGAAATGCTTCAGGAAGTCAAAGAGAATCACTTGAGTTCTGAAATTGACTCTCTGAACTCTACACTCTGTAGTGTTGCTGATGTGGATACATCTAGTGATAAACAGCCATCAGAAGAACAACAGGCAATCTTACCCACAGAAGAGGACGGCATTAGACAAAGTGGTCTCAGCAAGGACCTCACTGTTGACATTAATGACAGTCCAACCACAGAAGCCAAAGATGTAATCATTTGCAGCTCTGAACCTAAACACGTTTACCCTGTAACAAGTCCGGGggaaaatgtttcagaaacagaaatatCTGAGGGGGAAAATTTAAAAGAGACGAGGTACTCAGATTTAGGGGAGACGGAAACCAAAAATAATAGTGTTGATACACACAGTGATGTTAGAGATACATGTACCAGCCTTCATGAAAAGCAAGACAACCAACAGGAAGGTGTTGAAGAAAGTGATTTGAGTAATACAGAACCATGTCCTCAGCAAAAAGTTGCACAAGATGTTATGAAAGAAAGTGTAACCGATGAGTCTGTCCTAGCTCTAACAAACTCAGAACCTCAGCAAGGGCCTGAGAATGCTGATGAGGCAGACAACGTTGAGGCAGAAGAAACACCAAGTAAATCTGCCtctggaaaaaagaagaaaaaaagaagaaaggaaaaaagaaaggaggGACTCAGGATACCAAGAACCAACAAAAAGATgtaa
- the lrrfip1a gene encoding leucine-rich repeat flightless-interacting protein 2 isoform X3 produces MGTQGTGRKRSTKKERSTAEDDALNLIAREAEARLAAKRAARAEAREIRMKELERQQKEIFQVQKKYYGLNTKIDDRMDSKWGDIEQWMEDSERYSRSSRIQTLSDEDERMSVGSRGSVRVEDRDYLEKGSRAASALTAGTLTSLGGTSSRRGSGETALTVDVESSIREIKDALAEVEEKYRKAMVSNAQLDNEKNNLMYQVDTLKDSLMELEELLSESRREYDEKVKEYEREKHAHGVLQFQFNEMKETLKQSEELLNDIRQLRMKQDSFVREISDLQETVEWKDKKIGALERQKEYTDAIRIERDELREEVVQLKDILKKHGIVLGPDLNINGDAGDSEVDGSPTADPASGSAQDSQTSPTEGNSMLGNTEETELRSSREEEVDPEQQQEMLQEVKENHLSSEIDSLNSTLCSVADVDTSSDKQPSEEQQAILPTEEDGIRQSGLSKDLTVDINDSPTTEAKDVIICSSEPKHVYPVTSPGENVSETEISEGENLKETRYSDLGETETKNNSVDTHSDVRDTCTSLHEKQDNQQEGVEESDLSNTEPCPQQKVAQDVMKESVTDESVLALTNSEPQQGPENADEADNVEAEETPSKSASGKKKKKRRKEKRKEGLRIPRTNKKM; encoded by the exons ATCTTTCAGGTGCAGAAG AAATACTATGGCTTGAACACCAAAATAGACGACCGAATGGACAGCAAATGGGGAGATATTGAACAATGGATG GAGGACAGTGAGAGGTACTCACGTTCTTCACGGATACAAACG CTCTCAGACGAAGATGAGCGGATGTCGGTGGGAAGCCGGGGCAGCGTCAGG GTGGAGGACCGGGATTATCTTGAGAAG gGATCTCGAGCAGCTTCTGCCTTGACAGCAGGAACACTCACCTCCTTAGGCGGGACGTCTTCCCGGAGAGGAAGTGGAGAGACCGCTCTAACTGTTGATGTAGAGAGTTCCATAAGAGAAATAAAG GATGCATTAGCAGAAGTGGAGGAGAAGTATCGTAAGGCCATGGTGTCCAACGCTCAGCTGGACAATGAGAAAAACAATCTAATGTACCAGGTGGACACACTCAAAGACTCACTCAtggagctggaggagctgctgtctGAGTCGCGCCGGGAGTATGACGAGAAAGTCAAG GAATACGAGCGAGAAAAGCATGCCCACGGTGTGCTTCAGTTCCAGTTCAATGAAATGAAAGAGACGCTGAAACAAAGTGAAGAGCTGTTAAAT GATATCCGTCAACTGCGTATGAAACAGGACAGTTTTGTTAGAGAAATATCTGATCTGCAGGAGACAGTGGAGTGGAAGGATAAAAAAATTGGG GCCTTAGAGCGACAGAAAGAATACACAGATGCAATCCGAATTGAGCGAGATGAGCTCAGAGAAGAAGTGGTGCAGCTGAAAGATATTCTGAAG AAACATGGAATAGTATTGGGACCGGATCTGAACATCAATGGGGATGCTGGTGATTCAGAAGTGGACGGGTCCCCCACTGCAGATCCTGCTTCCGGATCAGCTCAGGATTCTCAGACCTCCCCAACAGAGGGGAACAGCATGCTCG GAAACACAGAGGAGACTGAGTTGAGAAGtagcagagaggaagaggtgGATCCAGAGCAGCAACAAGAAATGCTTCAGGAAGTCAAAGAGAATCACTTGAGTTCTGAAATTGACTCTCTGAACTCTACACTCTGTAGTGTTGCTGATGTGGATACATCTAGTGATAAACAGCCATCAGAAGAACAACAGGCAATCTTACCCACAGAAGAGGACGGCATTAGACAAAGTGGTCTCAGCAAGGACCTCACTGTTGACATTAATGACAGTCCAACCACAGAAGCCAAAGATGTAATCATTTGCAGCTCTGAACCTAAACACGTTTACCCTGTAACAAGTCCGGGggaaaatgtttcagaaacagaaatatCTGAGGGGGAAAATTTAAAAGAGACGAGGTACTCAGATTTAGGGGAGACGGAAACCAAAAATAATAGTGTTGATACACACAGTGATGTTAGAGATACATGTACCAGCCTTCATGAAAAGCAAGACAACCAACAGGAAGGTGTTGAAGAAAGTGATTTGAGTAATACAGAACCATGTCCTCAGCAAAAAGTTGCACAAGATGTTATGAAAGAAAGTGTAACCGATGAGTCTGTCCTAGCTCTAACAAACTCAGAACCTCAGCAAGGGCCTGAGAATGCTGATGAGGCAGACAACGTTGAGGCAGAAGAAACACCAAGTAAATCTGCCtctggaaaaaagaagaaaaaaagaagaaaggaaaaaagaaaggaggGACTCAGGATACCAAGAACCAACAAAAAGATgtaa
- the lrrfip1a gene encoding leucine-rich repeat flightless-interacting protein 2 isoform X2, whose amino-acid sequence MGTQGTGRKRSTKKERSTAEDDALNLIAREAEARLAAKRAARAEAREIRMKELERQQKEIFQVQKKYYGLNTKIDDRMDSKWGDIEQWMLSDEDERMSVGSRGSVRVEDRDYLEKGSRAASALTAGTLTSLGGTSSRRGSGETALTVDVESSIREIKEIHELKDQIQDVETKYTQNLKEAKDALAEVEEKYRKAMVSNAQLDNEKNNLMYQVDTLKDSLMELEELLSESRREYDEKVKEYEREKHAHGVLQFQFNEMKETLKQSEELLNDIRQLRMKQDSFVREISDLQETVEWKDKKIGALERQKEYTDAIRIERDELREEVVQLKDILKKHGIVLGPDLNINGDAGDSEVDGSPTADPASGSAQDSQTSPTEGNSMLGNTEETELRSSREEEVDPEQQQEMLQEVKENHLSSEIDSLNSTLCSVADVDTSSDKQPSEEQQAILPTEEDGIRQSGLSKDLTVDINDSPTTEAKDVIICSSEPKHVYPVTSPGENVSETEISEGENLKETRYSDLGETETKNNSVDTHSDVRDTCTSLHEKQDNQQEGVEESDLSNTEPCPQQKVAQDVMKESVTDESVLALTNSEPQQGPENADEADNVEAEETPSKSASGKKKKKRRKEKRKEGLRIPRTNKKM is encoded by the exons ATCTTTCAGGTGCAGAAG AAATACTATGGCTTGAACACCAAAATAGACGACCGAATGGACAGCAAATGGGGAGATATTGAACAATGGATG CTCTCAGACGAAGATGAGCGGATGTCGGTGGGAAGCCGGGGCAGCGTCAGG GTGGAGGACCGGGATTATCTTGAGAAG gGATCTCGAGCAGCTTCTGCCTTGACAGCAGGAACACTCACCTCCTTAGGCGGGACGTCTTCCCGGAGAGGAAGTGGAGAGACCGCTCTAACTGTTGATGTAGAGAGTTCCATAAGAGAAATAAAG GAGATTCATGAACTGAAGGATCAAATCCAAGATGTGGAAACCAAGTACACACAGAACCTAAAAGAAGCAAAG GATGCATTAGCAGAAGTGGAGGAGAAGTATCGTAAGGCCATGGTGTCCAACGCTCAGCTGGACAATGAGAAAAACAATCTAATGTACCAGGTGGACACACTCAAAGACTCACTCAtggagctggaggagctgctgtctGAGTCGCGCCGGGAGTATGACGAGAAAGTCAAG GAATACGAGCGAGAAAAGCATGCCCACGGTGTGCTTCAGTTCCAGTTCAATGAAATGAAAGAGACGCTGAAACAAAGTGAAGAGCTGTTAAAT GATATCCGTCAACTGCGTATGAAACAGGACAGTTTTGTTAGAGAAATATCTGATCTGCAGGAGACAGTGGAGTGGAAGGATAAAAAAATTGGG GCCTTAGAGCGACAGAAAGAATACACAGATGCAATCCGAATTGAGCGAGATGAGCTCAGAGAAGAAGTGGTGCAGCTGAAAGATATTCTGAAG AAACATGGAATAGTATTGGGACCGGATCTGAACATCAATGGGGATGCTGGTGATTCAGAAGTGGACGGGTCCCCCACTGCAGATCCTGCTTCCGGATCAGCTCAGGATTCTCAGACCTCCCCAACAGAGGGGAACAGCATGCTCG GAAACACAGAGGAGACTGAGTTGAGAAGtagcagagaggaagaggtgGATCCAGAGCAGCAACAAGAAATGCTTCAGGAAGTCAAAGAGAATCACTTGAGTTCTGAAATTGACTCTCTGAACTCTACACTCTGTAGTGTTGCTGATGTGGATACATCTAGTGATAAACAGCCATCAGAAGAACAACAGGCAATCTTACCCACAGAAGAGGACGGCATTAGACAAAGTGGTCTCAGCAAGGACCTCACTGTTGACATTAATGACAGTCCAACCACAGAAGCCAAAGATGTAATCATTTGCAGCTCTGAACCTAAACACGTTTACCCTGTAACAAGTCCGGGggaaaatgtttcagaaacagaaatatCTGAGGGGGAAAATTTAAAAGAGACGAGGTACTCAGATTTAGGGGAGACGGAAACCAAAAATAATAGTGTTGATACACACAGTGATGTTAGAGATACATGTACCAGCCTTCATGAAAAGCAAGACAACCAACAGGAAGGTGTTGAAGAAAGTGATTTGAGTAATACAGAACCATGTCCTCAGCAAAAAGTTGCACAAGATGTTATGAAAGAAAGTGTAACCGATGAGTCTGTCCTAGCTCTAACAAACTCAGAACCTCAGCAAGGGCCTGAGAATGCTGATGAGGCAGACAACGTTGAGGCAGAAGAAACACCAAGTAAATCTGCCtctggaaaaaagaagaaaaaaagaagaaaggaaaaaagaaaggaggGACTCAGGATACCAAGAACCAACAAAAAGATgtaa
- the lrrfip1a gene encoding leucine-rich repeat flightless-interacting protein 2 isoform X4, which translates to MGTQGTGRKRSTKKERSTAEDDALNLIAREAEARLAAKRAARAEAREIRMKELERQQKELSDEDERMSVGSRGSVRVEDRDYLEKGSRAASALTAGTLTSLGGTSSRRGSGETALTVDVESSIREIKEIHELKDQIQDVETKYTQNLKEAKDALAEVEEKYRKAMVSNAQLDNEKNNLMYQVDTLKDSLMELEELLSESRREYDEKVKEYEREKHAHGVLQFQFNEMKETLKQSEELLNDIRQLRMKQDSFVREISDLQETVEWKDKKIGALERQKEYTDAIRIERDELREEVVQLKDILKKHGIVLGPDLNINGDAGDSEVDGSPTADPASGSAQDSQTSPTEGNSMLGNTEETELRSSREEEVDPEQQQEMLQEVKENHLSSEIDSLNSTLCSVADVDTSSDKQPSEEQQAILPTEEDGIRQSGLSKDLTVDINDSPTTEAKDVIICSSEPKHVYPVTSPGENVSETEISEGENLKETRYSDLGETETKNNSVDTHSDVRDTCTSLHEKQDNQQEGVEESDLSNTEPCPQQKVAQDVMKESVTDESVLALTNSEPQQGPENADEADNVEAEETPSKSASGKKKKKRRKEKRKEGLRIPRTNKKM; encoded by the exons CTCTCAGACGAAGATGAGCGGATGTCGGTGGGAAGCCGGGGCAGCGTCAGG GTGGAGGACCGGGATTATCTTGAGAAG gGATCTCGAGCAGCTTCTGCCTTGACAGCAGGAACACTCACCTCCTTAGGCGGGACGTCTTCCCGGAGAGGAAGTGGAGAGACCGCTCTAACTGTTGATGTAGAGAGTTCCATAAGAGAAATAAAG GAGATTCATGAACTGAAGGATCAAATCCAAGATGTGGAAACCAAGTACACACAGAACCTAAAAGAAGCAAAG GATGCATTAGCAGAAGTGGAGGAGAAGTATCGTAAGGCCATGGTGTCCAACGCTCAGCTGGACAATGAGAAAAACAATCTAATGTACCAGGTGGACACACTCAAAGACTCACTCAtggagctggaggagctgctgtctGAGTCGCGCCGGGAGTATGACGAGAAAGTCAAG GAATACGAGCGAGAAAAGCATGCCCACGGTGTGCTTCAGTTCCAGTTCAATGAAATGAAAGAGACGCTGAAACAAAGTGAAGAGCTGTTAAAT GATATCCGTCAACTGCGTATGAAACAGGACAGTTTTGTTAGAGAAATATCTGATCTGCAGGAGACAGTGGAGTGGAAGGATAAAAAAATTGGG GCCTTAGAGCGACAGAAAGAATACACAGATGCAATCCGAATTGAGCGAGATGAGCTCAGAGAAGAAGTGGTGCAGCTGAAAGATATTCTGAAG AAACATGGAATAGTATTGGGACCGGATCTGAACATCAATGGGGATGCTGGTGATTCAGAAGTGGACGGGTCCCCCACTGCAGATCCTGCTTCCGGATCAGCTCAGGATTCTCAGACCTCCCCAACAGAGGGGAACAGCATGCTCG GAAACACAGAGGAGACTGAGTTGAGAAGtagcagagaggaagaggtgGATCCAGAGCAGCAACAAGAAATGCTTCAGGAAGTCAAAGAGAATCACTTGAGTTCTGAAATTGACTCTCTGAACTCTACACTCTGTAGTGTTGCTGATGTGGATACATCTAGTGATAAACAGCCATCAGAAGAACAACAGGCAATCTTACCCACAGAAGAGGACGGCATTAGACAAAGTGGTCTCAGCAAGGACCTCACTGTTGACATTAATGACAGTCCAACCACAGAAGCCAAAGATGTAATCATTTGCAGCTCTGAACCTAAACACGTTTACCCTGTAACAAGTCCGGGggaaaatgtttcagaaacagaaatatCTGAGGGGGAAAATTTAAAAGAGACGAGGTACTCAGATTTAGGGGAGACGGAAACCAAAAATAATAGTGTTGATACACACAGTGATGTTAGAGATACATGTACCAGCCTTCATGAAAAGCAAGACAACCAACAGGAAGGTGTTGAAGAAAGTGATTTGAGTAATACAGAACCATGTCCTCAGCAAAAAGTTGCACAAGATGTTATGAAAGAAAGTGTAACCGATGAGTCTGTCCTAGCTCTAACAAACTCAGAACCTCAGCAAGGGCCTGAGAATGCTGATGAGGCAGACAACGTTGAGGCAGAAGAAACACCAAGTAAATCTGCCtctggaaaaaagaagaaaaaaagaagaaaggaaaaaagaaaggaggGACTCAGGATACCAAGAACCAACAAAAAGATgtaa
- the tyw5 gene encoding tRNA wybutosine-synthesizing protein 5 isoform X2, with amino-acid sequence MCRYLQVWTETYFCVTFLHRPAVLRGVCLGSCQDKWTVEYLGQKGGDKEVKIHVSTVPQMDFLHKNFAYKTLPFNEFVKRASETKHSDFFLCEDESYYLRSLGEDVRKEPADLSKQFPDLAEDFQVPDFFNPDQFFSSVFRISSCGLQLWTHYDVMDNLLAQVTGMKRVVLYSPQDALHLYLSGDKSEVLDIDGPDLKRFPDFVKAKRYECVLEPGDLLFIPALWFHNTLALQFGVGVNVFWRHLPTDSYDKKDPYGNKDPVAATRALQALERALHTLDELPADYRDFYGRRMIQRIQKRTYCDGLSRTHAQKDSDTTLPSSPSTKPG; translated from the exons CCGGCCGTGCTTAGAGGTGTGTGTCTGGGCTCCTGCCAAGACAAATGGACGGTTGAATACCTTGGCCAAAAAGGAGGAGACAAGGAGGTGAAGATTCATGTATCCACAGTGCCACAGATGGATTTTCTTCACAAAAACTTTGCCTACAA GACGCTGCCCTTTAATGAATTTGTGAAAAGAGCATCTGAGACAAAACACTCAGACTTCTTTCTGTGTGAG GATGAGAGCTACTATCTCCGATCACTGGGAGAGGACGTCCGAAAG GAACCTGCTGATCTGAGCAAACAGTTCCCAGACTTGGCGGAGGATTTTCAAGTCCCGGATTTCTTTAACCCTGATCAGTTCTTCTCCAGTGTCTTCCGCATCAGCTCCTGtgggctgcagctgtggacacACTATGAT GTGATGGACAACCTGCTGGCTCAGGTGACTGGGATGAAGAGAGTGGTTCTCTACAGTCCCCAGGATGCATTGCACCTCTACTTATCAG GTGATAAGTCTGAGGTTCTGGACATTGATGGTCCAGATCTGAAACGGTTTCCCGACTTTGTGAAGGCAAAGAGATACGAGTGTGTGCTGGAGCCTGGAGATCTGCTTTTTATCCCTG ctctgtggttcCATAACACCCTTGCTCTGCAGTTTGGAGTGGGTGTTAATGTGTTCTGGCGACACTTGCCCACAGACAGCTATGACAAAAAGGACCCGTACGGTAACAAAGACCCGGTGGCTGCAACTCGAGCTCTTCAGGCTCTGGAGAGGGCACTGCACACTCTGGATGAACTTCCAGCAGATTACCGGGACTTCTACGGCCGCCGTATGATTCAGCGCATCCAAAAGAGGACGTACTGTGATGGGCTGTCGAGAACACATGCGCAGAAGGATTCTGACACTACATTACCCAGCAGTCCCTCCACTAAACCTGGATGA